One window of the Anticarsia gemmatalis isolate Benzon Research Colony breed Stoneville strain chromosome 21, ilAntGemm2 primary, whole genome shotgun sequence genome contains the following:
- the LOC142982402 gene encoding uncharacterized protein LOC142982402, producing the protein MRLLLCLLLTCTSVWGFPERRSVEKEAELSLTPQLTLQLQGKKDKVRETVRDCKGKCASSIAQKAAAEAKAAQAAQNAAGAQAAHMVKTQLAEKALQAAKAAEAALAGKQSVVEQLQQEVKEAEAVVAENTAAVHQQQGTVNAAVQAAQQATAQHKLMVQATQLANQLEKSAHCVLEKTKFGLQEKCHNLSEARARLAHLQHKLQCACAECSATKQAAHCACEAARAACGNARRKKHVANQIAMISKETKQGR; encoded by the exons ATGAGACTTTTGTTGTGCTTGCTGCTGACTTGTACGTCAGTGTGGGGATTCCCCGAAAGAAGGTCGGTGGAGAAGGAGGCTGAATTGTCTTTGACTCCTCAACTAACCTTGCAACTGCAGGGTAAGAAGGATAAAGTGAGGGAAACCGTGAGAGACTGCAAAGGGAAGTGTGCCTCCAGTATAGCGCAGAAGGCGGCTGCTGAAGCGAAGGCAGCTCAAGCGGCCCAGAACGCCGCCGGTGCCCAGGCAGCTCATATG GTAAAAACCCAACTAGCTGAGAAAGCGTTACAAGCGGCTAAAGCGGCTGAAGCAGCTCTCGCGGGGAAGCAATCGGTTGTGGAACAGCTCCAACAAGAGGTGAAGGAAGCCGAGGCAGTGGTCGCTGAGAACACTGCTGCAGTACATCAGCAGCAAGGAACTGTCAACGCCGCAGTACAAGCTGCCCAGCAAGCTACGGCGCAG CACAAACTGATGGTCCAAGCGACGCAACTGGCGAATCAACTTGAAAAGTCGGCACATTGTGTATTGGAGAAGACCAAATTTGGCTTACAAGAGAAATGTCACAACCTGTCGGAGGCCAGAGCCAGACTAGCACATTTGCAGCACAAGTTGCAGTGCGCATGCGCAGAGTGTTCCGCGACCAAGCAGGCCGCACACTGCGCATGCGAGGCGGCCCGAGCCGCATGCGGGAACGCTCGGAGGAAGAAACATGTAGCGAATCAGATAGCCATGATCTCCAAAGAGACGAAACAAGGGCGATGA
- the LOC142982439 gene encoding uncharacterized protein LOC142982439 has product MFRNRLCNFMKSAYRTHARTVVTKIRHLTPATMGLLTTAYCDDKRKEFDVLWDEGCLEHEFLIRQATTINVNAATQLLTVTLVAIQDTSERLRDALTREICLVKQALEWGEDGTPPHHWDQLVAIRGSLCDLKHNLHTLFSYMDYAEKLATVAAEISYLSGNIAASDAICERIDHACRTCNAQKQLTHELQQESLELQQQAIITSPQLEERLKHEIKSEKNKIHN; this is encoded by the exons ATGTTTCGGAACAGACTgtgtaattttatgaaatctGCTTATCGTACTCACGCTAGGACCGTAGTTACAAAAATTCGTCACTTAACTCCTGCAACCATGGGATTGTTAACAACGGCTTATTGTGATGATAAGCGCAAGGAGTTCGATGTGCTGTGGGATGAAGGTTGCTTGGAACATGAGTTTCTGATTCGACAGGCTACTACTATCAACGTGAACGCAGCTACGCAACTATTAACTGTAACATTAGTTGCTATACAGGATACGAGTGAAAG GTTGCGTGATGCTCTGACTAGAGAGATATGCCTGGTGAAACAAGCGTTAGAATGGGGAGAAGATGGAACTCCACCACATCACTGGGATCAGCTAGTTGCCATTAGAGGATCTTTGTGTGATTTGAAGCATAACCTCCATACTCTATTTA GTTATATGGATTATGCAGAAAAGCTAGCAACTGTGGCAGCTGAAATTTCTTATTTATCTGGAAACATTGCTGCATCTGATGCCATATGTGAAAGAATTGACCATGCCTGcag GACATGCAATGCACAGAAACAACTGACACATGAACTGCAGCAGGAGAGCTTGGAGCTGCAGCAACAGGCCATCATCACCTCTCCTCAACTTGAAGAGAGACTAAAACATGAAATCAAaagtgagaaaaataaaatacacaactga
- the LOC142982438 gene encoding F-box/WD repeat-containing protein 4 — protein MATDNILLLPVDILIVIFRKLEMTEIRCIMSTCKTFRNIVKGDHKIWRTFSRDTLVLMDAPETRLAALSWYNRYRISRNWLHGCFKTKSLLHHYTNYMPWLTYHNSEILYLSVGSELVCYKTDNKGLPSCSKSLWRLDVPKVVRQDVRTNDISRFVIKNNVVVCGNRDGCVAAYRITDTRKKPKLECHIKDCHDEGHVEVTAVEVVDVRDQLSIITGSSDSPDLLLCTLRSGRSSASGSYNAVNVPLQDCSGTKSMALNAMSDKLAIGPNGNSKPVLFDVTTGKYLMTSPTTVNHRQAVRDIRWHNDNTILHVTHSGFMELMDIRTNQEVYRSRDPFQSSLYCVKSDGMNALVAGSAEYSRCVLFDARKAGNYVQMYFTQRNTSPVYCLDFDSTKLISAVDRGLALLNFNVDSGSQEHKDYSGHVFH, from the exons ATGGCGACCGATAATATACTGTTGTTACCTGTAGATATTTTGATAGtaatttttagaaaattagaaATGACTGAAATACGATGTATAATGTCAACATGCAAAACATTCAGGAATATTGTTAAAGGTGATCACAAAATATGGAGGACGTTCTCGCGCGATACACTAGTTCTCATGGACGCCCCTGAAACTAG GTTGGCCGCCTTGTCATGGTACAATCGCTACAGGATTTCACGTAATTGGCTCCATGGCTGTTTCAAAACTAAG tCGCTTCTCCATCACTACACAAACTACATGCCCTGGCTCACATACCACAAttcagaaatattatatttatctgtgGGATCTGAGCTTGTATGCTATAAAACAGATAATAAAGGATTACCAAGCTGTTCAAAATCTCTCTGGAGGTTGGATGTGCCTAAAGTGGTGCGGCAAGATGTAAGAACCAATGACATATCTCgctttgttattaaaaacaatgtggTAGTTTGTGGAAACAG GGATGGCTGTGTAGCTGCATACAGAATCACAGACACACGTAAAAAACCAAAGCTGGAGTGTCATATAAAAGACTGCCACGATGAAGGCCATGTGGAGGTCACTGCAGTAGAAGTTGTGGATGTTAGAGATCAGTTGTCTATTATAACCGGTTCCAGTGACAGTCCTGATCTGCTCTTATGTACTCTGAGGTCCGGTCGTAGCAGTGCTTCAGGGAGCTACA ATGCTGTCAATGTTCCACTTCAAGATTGCTCTGGCACAAAGAGCATGGCTCTAAATGCTATGTCAGATAAATTGGCGATTGGTCCTAATGGCAACAGTAAACCAGTTCTGTTTGATGTCACTAC TGGTAAATATTTGATGACCTCACCAACCACAGTGAATCATAGGCAAGCGGTAAGAGATATAAGGTGGCACAATGATAATACCATATTACATGTGACCCACTCTGGATTTATGGAGCTAATGGACATAAGGACTAATCAAGAG GTATACAGATCCAGGGACCCCTTCCAATCATCTCTGTACTGTGTGAAATCAGATGGCATGAATGCCCTAGTGGCTGGATCAGCTGAATACTCACGTTGCGTGCTGTTTGATGCACGTAAAGCCGGGAATTACGTTCAG atGTATTTTACTCAACGGAATACTTCACCAGTTTACTGCCTAGATTTCGACTCGACCAAGTTGATATCAGCCGTAGACCGCGGACTGGCGCTACTCAACTTCAACGTCGATTCTGGCTCACAGGAACACAAAGATTACTCCGGTCATGTGTTTCACTGA